A region from the Campylobacter subantarcticus LMG 24377 genome encodes:
- a CDS encoding phosphatidylserine decarboxylase-related protein has protein sequence MKTNFIAKAGWNLLIVLAIVFAIAQFIWGFSWLLWCIFILFACLFRTSKIDYIADPNTIIAPIEGKIKCIKASSYKELGECIEVQIINNIIHQGNIITPLDMDIEETRIRHGLFLCPFMKNTNLMGERMLFLARSKSKQWALRIIFGTLNKKVHIDDFGHHLNHGQNIGFMFDGSVSLLLPKDTRICVNENDKVRIGALIGYLNP, from the coding sequence ATGAAAACAAATTTTATTGCAAAGGCTGGTTGGAATTTACTTATAGTTCTAGCTATAGTTTTTGCAATAGCTCAATTTATATGGGGATTTTCTTGGCTTTTATGGTGTATTTTTATACTTTTTGCTTGTCTTTTTAGAACTAGTAAAATCGATTATATAGCAGATCCAAATACCATCATAGCTCCTATAGAAGGAAAAATAAAATGCATTAAAGCAAGCTCATATAAAGAGCTTGGTGAATGCATAGAAGTACAAATTATAAATAATATCATCCACCAAGGCAATATCATAACTCCACTTGATATGGATATAGAAGAAACTAGGATAAGACATGGACTTTTTTTATGTCCATTTATGAAAAATACAAATTTAATGGGTGAAAGAATGTTATTTTTAGCACGCTCTAAAAGTAAACAATGGGCCTTGCGTATCATTTTTGGCACCTTAAATAAAAAAGTTCATATTGATGATTTTGGTCATCATTTAAACCATGGTCAAAACATCGGCTTTATGTTTGATGGTAGTGTAAGTTTACTACTTCCAAAAGATACTAGAATTTGCGTAAATGAAAATGATAAAGTACGCATTGGTGCATTGATAGGGTATTTAAATCCATGA
- a CDS encoding membrane protein, which translates to MNKNKLFRQIHIYISLFFLPLAFLYALTGFAYLAGFNGESGAKVQNYKVQAIIQEGAEAEFLIDFLQKNNLKLPLSLEPKLNKKNGAIELGIINYTASILKISENNYKITTKTRSLLGNMVLLHKDKGMWYFSVLGLAFALAMIILYISGLLITIITIHKDRSKQIAVLSAGFIITLIIAYLSV; encoded by the coding sequence ATGAATAAGAACAAATTATTCAGACAAATTCACATTTATATTAGTTTATTTTTCCTACCTTTGGCTTTTTTATATGCGCTTACAGGTTTTGCATATTTAGCAGGTTTTAACGGAGAAAGTGGTGCTAAAGTTCAAAATTACAAAGTTCAAGCTATTATCCAAGAAGGTGCTGAAGCTGAATTTTTAATTGATTTTTTACAGAAAAATAACTTAAAACTTCCATTATCTCTAGAGCCTAAACTCAATAAAAAAAATGGAGCCATAGAGCTTGGTATCATCAACTATACTGCTAGTATTCTTAAAATTTCAGAAAATAATTATAAGATTACTACCAAAACAAGAAGCTTACTTGGTAACATGGTTTTGCTACATAAAGACAAAGGTATGTGGTATTTTTCTGTGCTTGGATTGGCTTTTGCACTTGCTATGATAATCCTTTATATTTCAGGGCTTTTAATCACTATCATAACTATACACAAAGATAGAAGCAAGCAAATAGCGGTTTTGAGTGCTGGTTTTATTATAACTTTAATCATAGCTTATCTTAGTGTATAA
- the pssA gene encoding CDP-diacylglycerol--serine O-phosphatidyltransferase — protein MNFKLIYILPNLFTAASIFLGIISVIASINQNFDKALIYIILSLICDGLDGRVARATNSTSKFGVEFDSLADLIAFGVAPAILFYMSIGYEYGRFGSLIAGLFVVFGAIRLARFNVTTGTYEPSVFIGLPIPTAAVVSALWVGAYLYYDFLHNFSLMIVCIQILLAFLMVSNIRYPSFKKIDLKRANVLKVLILLVILFSMLYLYFLESALIVASLYVCYGLVRSFFTLMRKFKKD, from the coding sequence ATGAATTTTAAACTAATTTATATTTTACCTAATCTTTTTACAGCTGCTTCCATATTTTTAGGCATTATTTCGGTGATTGCTTCTATTAATCAAAATTTTGATAAAGCATTAATTTATATCATTTTATCATTAATTTGCGATGGTTTAGATGGGCGTGTGGCAAGAGCTACAAATTCAACTTCTAAATTTGGAGTTGAATTTGATTCATTGGCAGATTTGATCGCTTTTGGTGTTGCGCCTGCTATACTTTTTTATATGAGTATAGGTTATGAGTATGGTCGTTTTGGCTCTTTGATAGCGGGTTTATTTGTGGTATTTGGTGCTATACGTTTAGCAAGATTTAATGTAACCACAGGTACTTATGAACCTTCAGTTTTTATAGGACTTCCTATACCAACGGCTGCAGTTGTAAGTGCATTATGGGTTGGTGCTTATTTGTATTATGATTTTTTACATAACTTTTCTTTGATGATAGTATGTATTCAAATCCTTTTAGCTTTTTTAATGGTCAGTAACATAAGATACCCAAGTTTCAAAAAGATTGATCTAAAAAGAGCAAATGTATTAAAAGTGTTAATTCTTCTAGTAATCTTATTTTCTATGCTTTATTTGTACTTTTTAGAAAGTGCTTTAATTGTAGCAAGTTTATACGTATGCTATGGACTTGTGCGTAGTTTTTTTACTTTAATGCGTAAATTTAAAAAAGATTAG
- the pglF gene encoding UDP-N-acetylglucosamine 4,6-dehydratase (configuration-retaining), whose product MDYKSKRLGFFLGADILLFVISIYLSFSLRFSADIPSEFYEGMFKSAVILILLKILFLAFFRIYQVAWRFFSLNEARKLVIALALAELVFLAIYYFYDDFFNPFPRSVIGIDFVLSCMLIGSLRIGKRMIVDFRKPKYNEEHPCIVVGATSKALHLLKGAKEGSLGLFPVAVVDERTNLIGTYCDKFIVEEKETIRKYTAKGIHTAIIALKLEQEELKKLFDELIAYGINDIKLFSFTQNEARDISIEDLLARKPKDLDNACVIDFIKDKVVLVSGAGGTIGSELCKQCIKFGAKHLIMLDHSEYNLYKINEELSLYKEKIEPIMMSILDKEALEKLLQEKNIDLILHAAAYKHVPLCEQNPHSAILNNIIGTKNLIELAKTYKVAKFVMISTDKAVRPTNIMGCTKRICELYALSSSCENFEVACVRFGNVLGSSGSVIPKFKAQIAANEPLTLTHPDIVRYFMLVDEAVQLVLQAAAIAKGGELFVLDMGEPVKIMDLAKKMLLLSNKKLEIKITGLRKGEKLYEELLIHENDLKTQYESIFVTTSEIKDLNILNQEIEKLLQSTDPAKVLKEIVPEFNHNKNGE is encoded by the coding sequence ATGGATTACAAAAGCAAACGCCTAGGTTTTTTTCTAGGTGCAGATATCTTACTTTTTGTTATAAGTATTTATTTATCTTTTTCTTTACGCTTTAGTGCAGATATCCCAAGTGAGTTTTACGAGGGAATGTTTAAAAGTGCTGTGATTTTAATTTTGCTTAAAATTCTTTTTCTAGCTTTTTTTAGAATTTATCAAGTTGCATGGAGATTTTTTTCTCTAAATGAAGCACGTAAGCTAGTTATCGCTTTGGCTTTAGCTGAACTTGTATTTTTAGCGATTTATTATTTTTATGATGATTTTTTTAATCCCTTCCCAAGAAGTGTTATAGGAATAGACTTTGTTTTATCATGTATGTTAATTGGAAGTTTACGCATTGGCAAAAGAATGATTGTAGATTTTAGAAAACCAAAATACAACGAAGAACACCCTTGTATTGTAGTAGGTGCTACCTCAAAAGCTTTGCATTTGCTAAAAGGTGCTAAAGAAGGAAGCTTGGGACTTTTTCCTGTAGCTGTGGTAGATGAACGCACTAATTTAATAGGTACTTATTGTGATAAATTTATAGTTGAAGAAAAAGAAACGATTAGAAAATATACCGCCAAAGGCATTCATACTGCCATTATTGCTTTAAAACTCGAACAAGAAGAATTAAAAAAGCTTTTTGATGAGCTTATCGCTTATGGGATTAACGATATAAAGCTTTTTTCTTTTACGCAAAATGAAGCAAGAGACATAAGCATCGAAGATTTACTGGCACGTAAACCAAAAGACTTAGACAATGCTTGCGTGATTGATTTTATTAAAGATAAAGTGGTTTTAGTTAGTGGCGCTGGTGGAACTATAGGAAGTGAGCTTTGCAAACAATGTATTAAATTTGGTGCAAAACACTTAATTATGTTAGATCATAGCGAATATAATTTATATAAAATCAATGAAGAATTAAGCTTGTATAAAGAAAAAATCGAACCTATTATGATGAGCATATTAGACAAAGAAGCTTTAGAAAAACTTTTACAAGAAAAAAACATAGACTTGATTTTACATGCAGCAGCTTATAAACATGTACCTTTGTGTGAGCAAAATCCACATTCAGCTATTTTAAATAACATCATAGGTACTAAAAATTTAATCGAACTTGCAAAAACTTATAAGGTTGCTAAATTTGTTATGATAAGTACAGACAAAGCCGTAAGACCAACTAATATCATGGGTTGTACGAAAAGAATTTGCGAATTATACGCATTAAGCTCAAGTTGTGAAAATTTTGAAGTAGCATGTGTGCGTTTTGGTAACGTTTTGGGTTCAAGTGGAAGCGTAATACCTAAATTTAAAGCTCAAATTGCAGCTAATGAGCCACTTACACTTACCCATCCTGATATAGTACGTTATTTTATGTTAGTGGATGAAGCTGTACAACTTGTTTTGCAAGCTGCAGCTATTGCAAAAGGTGGAGAGTTGTTTGTACTTGATATGGGTGAACCTGTAAAAATTATGGATTTAGCTAAAAAAATGCTTTTGCTTTCTAACAAAAAACTAGAAATCAAAATCACAGGACTTAGAAAAGGTGAGAAGCTTTATGAAGAACTTCTAATTCATGAAAATGATTTAAAAACCCAATATGAAAGTATTTTTGTAACAACAAGTGAGATAAAAGATTTAAATATTTTAAATCAAGAAATAGAAAAATTACTCCAAAGTACAGATCCTGCTAAAGTTTTAAAAGAGATCGTGCCTGAATTTAATCATAATAAAAATGGAGAGTGA
- a CDS encoding chemotaxis response regulator CheY, with the protein MKLLVVDDSSTMRRIIKNTLVRLGHKDVLEAEHGVEAWDLLSQNDDIKVLITDWNMPEMNGLELVKKVRAEEKYADMPIIMVTTEGGKAEVITALKAGVNNYIVKPFTPQVLKEKLEDVLGTNEG; encoded by the coding sequence GTGAAATTATTAGTAGTTGATGATAGTTCTACCATGAGAAGAATAATCAAAAACACTCTTGTAAGATTAGGTCATAAAGATGTTTTAGAAGCTGAGCATGGTGTAGAAGCTTGGGATTTACTTTCACAAAATGATGATATTAAAGTTTTAATTACTGATTGGAATATGCCTGAAATGAATGGACTAGAACTAGTTAAAAAAGTAAGAGCGGAAGAAAAATATGCTGATATGCCTATTATCATGGTAACAACAGAAGGTGGTAAGGCAGAGGTTATCACAGCCTTAAAAGCAGGTGTAAATAACTATATTGTAAAACCTTTTACACCTCAAGTATTAAAAGAAAAACTTGAAGATGTTTTAGGAACAAACGAAGGCTAA
- the ftsH gene encoding ATP-dependent zinc metalloprotease FtsH — MNKKSNDPKDNPNNNSFFNRNPIFIFALFAIVMILLFKGFSDDGNMGIMGGENTKKVTYSELKTLIENNQIAQVNIGQTTIKAVSKAGNMVYITKKVANDATFVPLLDSKGVSYGAFNESNWFIDILLSWVLPVFIFFGIWMFLASRMQKNMGGSILGIGSSKKLVNSEKPKVKFNDVAGVEEAKEEVKEIVDFLKYPERYINLGAKIPKGLLLVGPPGTGKTLLAKAVAGEADVPFFSVSGSSFIEMFVGVGASRVRDLFENAKKEAPAIVFIDEIDAIGKSRAASGMMGGNDEREQTLNQLLAEMDGFGTESSPVIVLAATNRPEVLDAALLRPGRFDRQVLVDKPDFKGRCDILKVHMKDVKISPEVKVEDIARLTAGLAGADLANIINEAALLAGRDSKKHVEQKDLVEAVERAIAGLEKKSRRINDKEKKIVTYHECGHALIAETTKGAKKVSKVSVIPRGLAALGYTLNTPEENKFLMQKHELLAEVDVLLGGRAAEEIFIKEISTGASNDLERATDIIKAMISMYGMSEIAGLMVLEKQRNTFLSGGQTIKDYSDKMAQDLDEYVKKTLDERYAGVKEILKTYSGAIEVMVQALYEEETIDGAKVREIIKNYEEENNLPTHLEEKEQEVTKDN; from the coding sequence ATGAATAAAAAGTCAAACGATCCAAAAGATAATCCAAACAATAATAGCTTTTTCAATAGAAATCCTATTTTTATTTTTGCTCTTTTTGCTATTGTGATGATTCTTTTATTTAAAGGATTTTCAGATGATGGTAACATGGGCATTATGGGCGGAGAAAATACCAAAAAGGTTACTTATTCTGAATTAAAAACCTTAATCGAAAACAATCAAATCGCCCAAGTTAACATAGGTCAAACCACCATCAAAGCGGTTTCTAAAGCAGGAAATATGGTATATATCACTAAAAAAGTTGCAAATGATGCCACTTTTGTACCTTTGCTTGATTCAAAAGGTGTTTCATATGGAGCTTTTAACGAGAGTAATTGGTTTATAGATATCTTGCTTTCTTGGGTTTTACCAGTGTTTATTTTCTTTGGTATATGGATGTTTTTAGCTTCTCGTATGCAAAAAAATATGGGCGGATCTATACTTGGCATAGGAAGTTCTAAAAAACTTGTAAATTCAGAAAAGCCAAAAGTTAAATTTAATGATGTAGCTGGCGTAGAAGAAGCAAAAGAAGAAGTTAAAGAAATAGTTGATTTTCTAAAATACCCTGAAAGATACATCAATCTTGGTGCAAAAATTCCAAAAGGTCTTTTACTTGTGGGTCCTCCAGGTACAGGTAAAACTCTACTTGCAAAAGCTGTTGCAGGTGAAGCTGATGTGCCATTTTTTAGTGTATCAGGCTCATCTTTTATAGAAATGTTTGTAGGGGTTGGTGCTTCAAGAGTAAGGGACTTATTTGAAAATGCAAAAAAAGAAGCTCCTGCTATTGTTTTTATAGATGAAATTGATGCTATAGGTAAATCGCGTGCGGCAAGCGGCATGATGGGTGGAAATGATGAGAGGGAACAAACTTTAAATCAACTTCTAGCAGAAATGGATGGCTTTGGAACCGAAAGTTCTCCGGTAATTGTATTAGCCGCTACTAATCGTCCTGAAGTACTTGATGCGGCTTTACTTAGACCTGGACGTTTTGATAGACAAGTTTTAGTAGATAAGCCTGATTTTAAAGGCAGATGTGATATTTTAAAAGTTCATATGAAAGATGTTAAAATTTCACCTGAAGTAAAAGTAGAAGATATCGCAAGATTAACAGCAGGTCTTGCAGGTGCTGATTTAGCAAATATCATCAATGAAGCAGCTTTACTTGCGGGTAGAGATTCTAAAAAACATGTAGAACAAAAAGACTTAGTTGAAGCAGTAGAAAGAGCTATAGCAGGACTTGAGAAAAAATCACGTAGAATTAATGATAAAGAGAAAAAAATCGTAACTTATCATGAATGCGGCCATGCTTTAATCGCTGAAACCACAAAAGGTGCTAAAAAAGTAAGTAAAGTTTCTGTTATACCGCGTGGTTTAGCAGCCTTAGGATATACGCTCAATACACCTGAAGAAAATAAATTTTTAATGCAAAAACACGAGCTTTTGGCTGAAGTTGATGTACTTTTAGGAGGACGTGCAGCTGAAGAAATTTTCATTAAAGAAATTTCAACTGGTGCAAGCAATGACCTTGAACGTGCAACTGATATCATAAAAGCTATGATTTCTATGTACGGTATGAGTGAAATCGCAGGTTTAATGGTGCTTGAAAAACAAAGAAATACTTTCTTAAGTGGTGGACAAACCATCAAAGATTATTCTGATAAAATGGCTCAAGATTTAGATGAGTATGTGAAGAAAACCTTAGATGAACGCTATGCGGGTGTAAAAGAAATTTTAAAAACTTATAGCGGTGCTATAGAAGTAATGGTACAAGCACTCTATGAAGAAGAAACTATTGATGGTGCTAAAGTAAGAGAGATTATTAAAAATTATGAGGAAGAAAACAATCTTCCAACACACTTAGAAGAAAAAGAGCAAGAAGTTACCAAGGATAACTAA
- a CDS encoding 50S ribosomal protein L11 methyltransferase, with translation MQTHYYELFFQTDKEYLNLFLDLVFSLDIDAIEEKNNGVYIRSEEDIELIQIALQSFHQKLCEKFNTQIYFYSTLEKKENKNWIEEYKKGIQALTIDNIHIHTTWQKSKQDKINIIIDPALAFGSGHHESTYTCIEFLQKYTDNSKFCLDVGCGSGILSIIMAKLGAKVQACDTDELAIVASKENAQLNHVNFNDIWVGSVNKSLHKYDIVVANIIADILIILEKDLKEKTKEGGILILSGILNKYEERIKDKFKDLTLLECKHKGEWLSLAYKKEIK, from the coding sequence ATGCAAACACATTATTACGAACTTTTTTTTCAAACAGATAAGGAATACTTAAATTTATTCCTTGATCTTGTTTTTTCTCTAGATATAGATGCCATAGAAGAAAAAAATAATGGTGTTTATATACGCTCAGAAGAAGATATAGAACTCATTCAAATAGCCCTGCAAAGCTTTCATCAAAAATTATGTGAAAAATTTAATACTCAGATTTATTTTTATTCTACTTTAGAAAAAAAAGAAAATAAAAACTGGATAGAAGAGTATAAAAAAGGCATACAAGCTTTAACTATTGACAATATTCACATTCACACCACTTGGCAAAAATCAAAACAAGATAAAATCAACATTATTATAGATCCTGCTTTAGCTTTTGGTTCAGGACATCATGAAAGTACTTACACTTGTATAGAATTTTTACAAAAATACACAGATAATTCTAAATTTTGTTTAGATGTGGGTTGTGGAAGTGGGATTTTAAGCATCATCATGGCAAAACTTGGTGCAAAAGTACAAGCATGCGATACAGATGAACTAGCTATAGTTGCTAGCAAAGAAAACGCACAATTAAACCACGTAAACTTTAATGATATTTGGGTAGGCTCCGTTAATAAAAGCTTACATAAATATGATATAGTAGTAGCAAATATCATCGCTGATATTTTAATCATACTAGAAAAAGATTTAAAAGAAAAAACCAAAGAAGGCGGAATTTTAATCTTATCTGGTATTTTAAACAAATATGAAGAAAGAATTAAAGATAAATTCAAAGATTTAACTTTGTTGGAATGCAAACACAAAGGAGAATGGTTGAGTTTAGCTTACAAAAAGGAAATAAAATAA